From the genome of Sphingobacterium kitahiroshimense, one region includes:
- the eno gene encoding phosphopyruvate hydratase: MSLIIDVHARQILDSRGNPTIEVDVTTQNGFVGRAAVPSGASTGVHEAVELRDGDKSKYLGKGVLKAVENVNTKIAEALAGVDVFEQNAIDKIMIDLDGTENKGNLGANAILGVSLAVAKAAAQESRQPLYRYIGGVNANTLPIPMMNIINGGSHSDAPIAFQEFMIMPVGAPSFSEALRWGTEVFHNLKKILHDRGLSTAVGDEGGFAPTFDGTEDAIETVLKAIEAAGYKPGSDICLALDCAASEFYVNGKYDYTKFEGDKGAIRTSEEQVAYLAELTEKYPIISIEDGMQEDDWSGWKLLTEKIGATIQLVGDDLFVTNTKRLQQGVDTDTANSILVKVNQIGSLTETINAVTLAQNSNYTSVMSHRSGETEDSTIADLAVALNCGQIKTGSASRSDRMAKYNQLLRIEEELGANARFIGKNFRFAKK, encoded by the coding sequence ATGAGTTTAATTATTGATGTACATGCGCGTCAGATTTTGGATTCGCGCGGAAATCCTACTATCGAAGTAGATGTAACGACACAAAATGGTTTCGTTGGACGTGCTGCAGTGCCTTCTGGTGCTTCTACAGGTGTTCACGAAGCAGTAGAGTTGCGTGATGGTGATAAATCAAAATACTTAGGTAAAGGTGTTTTGAAAGCAGTAGAAAATGTAAACACTAAAATTGCTGAGGCTTTAGCAGGTGTTGATGTTTTTGAGCAAAATGCAATCGACAAAATCATGATTGATTTGGACGGTACTGAAAATAAAGGAAACTTAGGCGCTAATGCTATTTTAGGTGTTTCTTTAGCTGTTGCAAAAGCTGCTGCCCAAGAGTCTCGTCAACCATTATACCGTTATATTGGTGGTGTTAATGCTAATACATTACCTATTCCGATGATGAACATCATTAATGGTGGTTCTCACTCTGATGCTCCTATTGCTTTCCAAGAATTTATGATTATGCCAGTAGGCGCTCCTTCATTCTCTGAAGCTTTACGTTGGGGAACGGAAGTATTCCATAACTTGAAAAAGATTTTGCATGACCGCGGTCTATCTACTGCAGTAGGTGATGAAGGTGGCTTTGCTCCAACTTTTGATGGTACTGAAGATGCTATTGAAACTGTATTAAAAGCAATTGAAGCAGCTGGTTACAAACCAGGTTCTGATATTTGTCTAGCTTTAGATTGTGCTGCTTCAGAATTTTATGTAAACGGTAAATACGATTATACTAAATTTGAAGGTGATAAAGGTGCTATCCGTACTTCCGAAGAACAAGTTGCTTATTTAGCAGAATTGACTGAAAAATATCCAATTATATCTATCGAAGATGGTATGCAGGAAGATGATTGGTCAGGTTGGAAATTGTTAACAGAAAAAATTGGCGCTACTATTCAATTGGTTGGTGATGATTTATTTGTTACAAATACAAAACGATTGCAACAAGGTGTGGATACAGATACTGCAAATTCAATCTTAGTAAAAGTTAATCAAATTGGTTCTTTAACTGAAACAATTAATGCTGTTACTTTGGCACAGAATTCAAACTACACTTCGGTTATGTCTCACCGTTCTGGTGAAACTGAAGATTCAACAATCGCTGATTTAGCTGTTGCTTTGAACTGTGGTCAAATTAAAACTGGGTCGGCTTCACGTTCTGATCGTATGGCTAAATACAATCAATTGTTACGCATTGAAGAAGAATTAGGTGCAAATGCTCGTTTTATTGGAAAGAACTTCCGTTTTGCGAAAAAATAA
- the obgE gene encoding GTPase ObgE, whose translation MAQGSNFVDYVKVCCRSGHGGSGSAHLHRDKTTMKGGPDGGDGGRGGHIILKGNTQLWTLLHLKYRKHIIASSGESGSSATSTGASGKDEILEVPVGTVAKDAETGEVLFEITEDGETQILTPGGKGGLGNWHFKSSTQQTPRFAQPGLPGQERWIILELKVLADVGLVGFPNAGKSTLLSVVSAAKPEIANYPFTTLVPNLGIVSYRDGKSFVMADIPGIIEGASKGKGLGYRFLRHIERNSVLLFMVPADTERTIKQEYDILLNELSVYNPELRDKPKLLAITKADMLDDELEREMEKEVPEGLPYIFISSVAGKNILQLKDMIWKAINL comes from the coding sequence ATGGCGCAAGGTTCTAATTTTGTCGATTATGTGAAGGTGTGTTGTCGATCGGGACACGGAGGATCAGGCTCAGCGCACTTACATCGAGATAAAACAACCATGAAGGGTGGACCCGATGGAGGTGATGGTGGTCGTGGAGGTCATATTATCCTTAAAGGGAATACACAATTATGGACTTTATTGCACCTAAAATATAGGAAGCATATCATTGCTTCCAGTGGTGAATCAGGTAGTTCTGCTACAAGTACGGGTGCCTCAGGGAAGGATGAAATTTTAGAGGTTCCTGTAGGGACAGTGGCTAAAGATGCTGAAACGGGAGAGGTTTTATTTGAAATCACCGAGGATGGAGAGACACAAATTTTAACTCCTGGTGGTAAAGGTGGATTAGGTAACTGGCACTTTAAATCTTCAACTCAGCAGACGCCACGTTTTGCACAACCGGGTTTGCCTGGACAAGAGCGTTGGATTATTCTAGAGTTGAAAGTATTAGCTGACGTAGGATTGGTTGGTTTTCCAAATGCGGGAAAATCTACACTATTATCTGTTGTTTCAGCGGCGAAACCTGAAATTGCGAACTATCCTTTTACTACCTTAGTTCCTAATCTTGGTATCGTGAGTTATCGTGATGGGAAATCTTTTGTAATGGCAGATATTCCTGGTATTATTGAGGGTGCCTCTAAAGGTAAGGGTTTAGGATATCGATTCTTAAGACACATTGAACGAAATTCTGTGTTGCTGTTTATGGTGCCCGCAGATACTGAGCGCACGATAAAGCAGGAATATGATATTTTATTAAATGAGCTTTCAGTTTATAATCCAGAACTTCGTGATAAACCAAAATTATTGGCAATTACTAAGGCTGATATGTTGGATGATGAATTGGAGAGAGAAATGGAAAAAGAAGTTCCGGAAGGATTACCGTATATATTTATATCATCTGTTGCAGGAAAAAATATTTTGCAATTGAAGGATATGATCTGGAAAGCAATCAATTTGTAA
- a CDS encoding YceH family protein, whose amino-acid sequence MELSTKPQLSAEEQRVLGSLIEKSKVTPEYYPMSLNGLQSACNQKTARRPVVQYSDETIINTLAILKKKGLIAHVIGGGSRVTKYKHNFAIQFPLVPSELAIICLLLLRGPLTAGEINSNSGRLYDFEALEDITEHLEKLASEGFVKALEKQPGHKEVRYIHLLGDIDLEQFEQIHPPSENTVLLHKRIETLEQELAQLKQQFQELWDELH is encoded by the coding sequence ATGGAACTTAGCACCAAACCACAATTATCAGCCGAAGAGCAACGTGTATTAGGCTCTTTAATCGAGAAGTCAAAGGTCACCCCAGAATATTACCCGATGTCACTGAACGGTCTCCAAAGTGCCTGCAACCAAAAAACGGCTCGAAGACCTGTGGTACAATATTCCGATGAGACCATTATCAATACCTTAGCCATACTGAAAAAAAAGGGTCTTATCGCGCATGTTATAGGTGGAGGTAGCCGTGTGACAAAGTATAAACATAATTTTGCCATACAATTTCCATTAGTTCCATCAGAACTAGCAATCATCTGTCTTCTACTACTTCGCGGACCATTAACAGCCGGAGAAATAAATTCAAATTCAGGTCGTCTGTATGATTTTGAAGCCTTGGAAGACATTACAGAACATCTTGAAAAATTAGCATCTGAAGGATTTGTAAAAGCATTAGAAAAACAACCAGGACATAAGGAAGTGCGATATATACATTTACTCGGTGATATCGATTTGGAACAATTTGAGCAAATACATCCCCCTTCCGAAAATACGGTACTCCTTCATAAAAGAATTGAAACATTAGAACAAGAATTAGCACAATTGAAACAACAATTTCAAGAACTTTGGGATGAACTGCATTAA
- a CDS encoding TM2 domain-containing protein, which produces MNQAAQKYCVECGAIINAKAEICPSCGVRQPMYYTQQSNNQNRDERWLACLLLCIFLGPFGVYRFYVGKIGTGIIQLLTFGGCGIWYIIDLVMIVIGNFRDASGNVIESN; this is translated from the coding sequence ATGAATCAAGCAGCACAAAAATATTGTGTAGAATGCGGAGCTATTATTAATGCGAAGGCAGAAATATGTCCATCATGTGGTGTTCGTCAACCGATGTATTATACCCAGCAATCAAATAATCAAAATAGAGATGAGAGGTGGTTAGCCTGTTTATTACTTTGTATTTTTTTAGGACCGTTTGGTGTTTACCGTTTTTATGTAGGTAAGATCGGTACTGGGATTATTCAATTATTGACCTTTGGCGGATGTGGTATCTGGTATATTATTGATCTTGTTATGATTGTCATTGGGAATTTTCGCGATGCATCGGGCAATGTAATTGAAAGTAATTAA
- a CDS encoding DUF72 domain-containing protein: MKFGQVSNPQEIDFTLPPTSPDTLKLLKKNKNKEAFAIYVGCAKWNKSDLKGFYPKGTKDELPYYSSQFNSIELNATFYNAPSKEQVETWKKKTPTDFKFFPKIPQSISHYSRLLNTDEKVKEFTDNIALFEEKLGMIFLQMHDNYKPKDMERLREFISKFPKGLPLAVEVRNQEWFSKAETATAFYKLLEQFDITNILVDTAGRRDLLHMHLTTPSAFIRYVGANDPSDYTRLDDWVMVIKQWREAGLQKLYFFIHQNIELESPLLASYFIKKLNKELKLDLHIPGSDKLF, encoded by the coding sequence ATGAAATTTGGACAGGTATCAAATCCACAAGAAATAGATTTTACGTTACCCCCTACTTCCCCGGATACGCTAAAATTATTAAAAAAGAATAAAAACAAGGAAGCATTTGCCATCTATGTCGGATGTGCTAAGTGGAATAAATCGGACTTAAAGGGCTTTTATCCGAAAGGAACGAAAGATGAACTTCCCTACTACAGTAGCCAGTTTAACAGTATTGAACTCAATGCAACCTTTTATAATGCACCATCAAAAGAGCAAGTTGAGACTTGGAAAAAAAAGACTCCCACAGACTTTAAATTTTTCCCTAAAATACCGCAATCAATAAGTCATTATAGCCGTCTATTAAACACTGATGAAAAAGTAAAGGAATTTACAGATAATATCGCTCTCTTTGAAGAAAAGTTAGGAATGATCTTCTTACAAATGCATGATAACTATAAACCAAAAGATATGGAACGCCTCCGTGAGTTTATCTCTAAATTTCCGAAAGGACTACCACTTGCAGTAGAAGTTCGTAATCAGGAATGGTTTTCCAAAGCTGAAACAGCAACTGCATTTTACAAGTTACTTGAGCAATTTGACATTACAAATATCTTAGTTGACACAGCAGGAAGACGCGACCTCTTACATATGCATTTAACTACTCCATCGGCATTCATTCGCTATGTCGGAGCCAATGATCCATCTGATTACACCAGATTGGACGACTGGGTTATGGTCATTAAACAATGGCGGGAAGCAGGTCTACAGAAACTATATTTTTTCATTCATCAAAATATCGAACTGGAATCACCACTTTTAGCAAGTTATTTCATCAAAAAGCTGAATAAGGAATTAAAACTTGATTTACATATCCCAGGTAGTGATAAATTATTTTAA
- the carA gene encoding glutamine-hydrolyzing carbamoyl-phosphate synthase small subunit, translating to MTNYSKLPAILVLEDGTVYHGKAAGKIGTTTGEICFNTGTTGYQEIFTDPSYFGQIMVTTNAHIGNYGIDEDDTESGKIQIAGLVCKNYNINYSRKMADESIQSYFEEGNLVGISDIDTRSLVRHIRNKGAMNAIISSENLDVEALKATLATVPSMDGLELSSQVSTTEPYFYGNEDAPVRVAVLDLGIKKNILRNFSQREVYAKVFPAKTTFAEMQEWNPAGYFISNGPGDPSAMSYAIQTVKDILAADQPMFGICLGHQILALANDIRTKKMHNGHRGINHPVKNIIANRCEITSQNHGFGVVAEDIEQSDKVEVTHINLNDQSIEGIRVIGKNAFSVQYHPESSPGPHDSRYLFDDFIELIKK from the coding sequence ATGACCAACTACAGCAAATTGCCTGCAATTTTAGTTTTAGAAGACGGAACGGTTTATCACGGAAAAGCAGCGGGAAAAATTGGAACGACTACTGGCGAAATTTGTTTCAATACCGGAACTACAGGTTACCAAGAGATTTTTACCGATCCCTCATATTTCGGACAAATTATGGTAACAACCAATGCCCATATTGGTAACTATGGAATTGATGAAGATGATACTGAATCTGGTAAGATTCAAATCGCAGGATTAGTTTGTAAAAATTATAATATTAACTATAGTCGTAAAATGGCCGACGAATCTATTCAGAGCTATTTTGAAGAGGGAAATTTAGTTGGTATTTCAGATATTGATACGCGATCTTTGGTGCGTCATATCCGTAATAAAGGTGCAATGAATGCTATTATTTCATCTGAAAACTTAGATGTTGAAGCATTAAAAGCTACTTTAGCTACTGTTCCTTCCATGGATGGACTTGAATTATCATCTCAGGTTTCTACAACAGAACCTTATTTTTATGGTAATGAAGATGCTCCTGTACGTGTGGCAGTATTAGATTTAGGTATTAAAAAGAATATTCTTCGCAATTTCTCTCAAAGAGAAGTGTATGCAAAAGTATTCCCTGCTAAAACTACTTTTGCAGAAATGCAAGAATGGAATCCTGCAGGATATTTCATCTCTAATGGTCCTGGTGATCCATCAGCGATGAGTTACGCAATTCAAACGGTAAAAGATATCTTAGCGGCAGACCAACCGATGTTTGGAATCTGTCTTGGACACCAGATATTGGCTTTGGCAAATGATATCCGTACGAAAAAAATGCACAACGGTCACCGTGGTATCAACCATCCGGTTAAGAATATTATTGCTAACCGTTGTGAGATTACCTCACAGAATCATGGCTTTGGTGTTGTTGCAGAAGATATTGAACAGTCAGATAAAGTTGAAGTTACGCACATCAATTTAAATGACCAATCGATTGAAGGTATCCGTGTAATTGGAAAAAATGCGTTCTCGGTACAATATCATCCAGAGTCGTCACCTGGTCCACATGATTCACGTTATTTATTTGATGATTTCATTGAGTTAATTAAAAAATAA